The nucleotide window AAACCCGCAAGACGGCGCAGATCATCAACAATCTCAAAGGTCGCCATACGATTCTCGTTGTCGAACACGACATGGGGTTCGTCCGCGAAATCGCCGAGCGCATCACCGTTCTCCATCTCGGAGAGGTTCTGGCGGAAGGAAGCGTCGAAGATATCGAGCGCAATCCGAAAGTCCGTGAAGCCTATCTCGGTTCGAAAGGAATATCCTGATGCTGTCGTTGAAAGACGTGCACAGCTTTTACGGCCGCAGCCATATCCTGCACGGCATCACGCTCGATGTTCCGGCCGGCAAGGTGACAAGCATTCTCGGCCGCAACGGCACTGGCAAGACGACCCTGTTGAAAACCCTGATGGCACTGACAGACCGCATGACTGGCGAGATGCGTCTGCAGGGAAAGGACATGGCCGCATCCCCAACGCATGAAAGGGCAAGGGCCGGTATTGCCTACGTCCCTCAGGGCAGGGAGATCATTCCCGATTTTACTATCCGCGAGAACATCCTGATGGGCGCCTTTGCCCGCACCGATGGCAAACGCGAGATTCCTGCGCTGGTGCCAGAGCTTTTTCCATACCTGATGGCCAATCTCGATCGGCCGGGCGGCGTGCTTTCGGGCGGCCAGCAGCAGCAGCTCGCCATCGCCCGCGCGCTGGCCGCAGATCCGAAAGTGCTACTTCTCGATGAACCGAACGAAGGTATCCAACCCTCCATCGTCGAGGAGATCGAAAAGATCATCATCCGGCTCAATCGCGAGATCGGCATGACGATCATCCTCGTCGAGCAAAACGTCGCATTTGCGCGGCACGCCTCTCACCAGTTCGCAATGCTGGAGAAGGGAGGCGTGGTCGCGGCCGGCGCCATCGACAGGCTCTCCGACGCGCTTGTTCACCGGCATATGGCTGTCTGAAACAGACCGATATCCTTTCATAGAGACAATGGGAACAACAATGACATCGACACAAAGCTATACCGCGGCCACCATCCAATTCGAACCGACCATGTTCGAAAAGGCGCGCAATATCAGCCGGCTGGCAACCCTTTGCGAAGAGGCAGCGGAGGCAGGTGCGCGCCTGATCGTCACGCCCGAAATGGGCACGACCGGCTATTGCTGGTTCGACAGGGCCGAGGTGAAACCGTTCGTCGAGACTATCCCCGGAGCGACCACGGATGTTTTCCAGGCCATTGCCAGCAAACACCGCTGCTATATCGTCGTTGGCATGCCGGAAGTCGACCCGGCAAGTGATCTTTACTACAATACCGCCGTCCTGATCGGTCCAGACGGCGTCGTTGGCCGGCATCGCAAATCGCATCCCTATATCGCGGAGCCGAAATGGGCTGCCAACGGCGACATCGTCCATGAGGTATTCGAAACAGAGATCGGCCGGATCTCGATGCTGGTCTGCATGGATCTGCACTTCTTCGAGACGGCGCGCCTGGAGGCTCTCGCGGGAGCCGACATCATCTGCCATATCTCCAACTGGCTGCAGGAGCGCACGCCGGCACCCTATTGGATCAACCGCGCCTTTGAAAACGCCTGCTATGTCATCGAAAGCAACCGTTGGGGGTTGGAGAGAACCGTGCAGTTTTCCGGCGGAAGCTGCGTGATCGATCCCGACGGCACGGTCGCCGCCTCCATCGATACGGGCGACGGGATCGCCTATGGCACTATCGATCTCGCTCTTGCTCGCCGCCGCGAGGTCCTGTGCGAACCGGTTTTCGAGTCTCGCCGGCCCGAACTCTACATGAACATGATGACCAACAGCTTCACCTGGAACCCGGGCGATTACTTCCGTCTCTACGGATACCAGCCGATACCGCGCGGACGCACATCGCGCGCCGCTGTCGCCCAGTTCGCCCCGTCCTCTGTCATCGCAGACAATATTGCCCGCATCACTCAACTGGCAGCCGAGGCGAAGGCGACGACAGCGCCGGACATTCTGGTTTTCCCCGAGCTGTCGCTGACCGGACTAGGGGCCCCTGAAACGCGGGCGGAGCCGCTCTCAGGCCCGACGGTATCCGCCTTCGTTCGTCTGGCAATGAAGCTTGGTTTCTATCTTGTCGCCGGATTTGCCGAGGCGGACGGAGACAAGGTCTATAACAGCGCGGTCCTTGCAGGCCCCGAGGGTCTTGTGGGCAGCTACCGCAAGACGCATCTCGGCATTGCCGACAGCTGGGCGACGGCCGGCGACGAATGGAAAGTCTACGATCTTGCCATCGGCCGCGTCGGCCTGGCGGTCGGCCACGACGCGCTCTATCCGGAAGCCATCCGTTCGCTCGCGCTCATGGGATGCGACGTGGTCGCTTGCCCATCAGCCATAGCCGGCACTTTCACCGGCAGCCACAACGGCACGAAAATTCCGCATAACTATCCGATCCCCAAGGGCGCCGATCCCTACCACTGGCATGCGTTGCGCGTGCGCGGTGGCGAGAACAACGTTTATTTCGCCTTCGCCAATGTGCTGGATGCAGCGCGGGGATACCTGGGCAAGAGTGCTGTGTTCGGGCCGGATTCCTTTGCCTTTCCACGCCAGGAATCGGCAATCCTGGACGAGGACGGGATTGCGGCGGCAGCCGTCGACACCACCAATCTCGATACGCCGTATCCGACGAACATCGTCCGGCGAAAGGATCTTGTTGTCATGCGCCAGCCGCATCACTATCAGCCGCTGGTCAAATGGCATCAGTGAGAGACAGGCAGATGTCCACATTCACATTCGCAACCGTCCCGCAGATCATCGCGGGGCCAGGCTGCATCGCCAGACTTTCAGAGCTGACGAAAACGCGGCTTGGGCCGCGTGTTCTGGTGATTTCGGACGATGGGGTCGTCAAGGCGGGGCTGGTGCAGCCGGCCCTGGCGAGCCTTTCGGCAGGTGGCGCTGAAACATCCATCTTTACAGGCGTTGTGGCTGATCCGCCGGAAGCCATTATTCACGCGGCTGTGGCGCGGGCGATCGAGTTTGGCGCGACCGGTGTATTGGGCATCGGCGGCGGCTCGTCGCTCGATGTCGCGAAACTCGTGGCTCTTCTGGCCAAAAGCGGAGAAGCGCTCGGCAATATCTACGGGGTTGGAAACGTGACCGGGCAGCGCTTGCCGCTGGTGCTCGTGCCGACAACGGCAGGCACCGGATCAGAAGTCACACCGATTTCCATCGTCACCACGGGCGCATACCAGAAAAAGGGCGTCGTATCGCAGGTCCTGCTACCTGATACGGCCTTTCTCGACGCGGAGCTGACCATCGGCCTTCCACCGGCCGTGACCGCTGCAACGGGGATTGACGCCATGGTGCACGCCATCGAGGCTTTCACCTCCGCGAGCGCAAACAACAATCCGGTTTCCCGTGCTCTTGCCAAGGAGGCTCTTCGGCTTCTCGGGGCGAATATCGAGATCGCGGTCATGAACGGAAGCGATCTGGCCGCCCGACAGGCGATGCTGCTCGGCGCAATGCTGGCGGGTCAGGCCTTTGCCAATTCGCCGGTCGCTGCCGTCCATGCTCTCGCCTATCCGATCGGTGGCCGCTATCACGTTCCGCACGGCCTTTCCAACAGTCTTGTTTTACCGCATGTGCTGCGCTTCAATGCGATCGCGTGTGGTGATGCCTATGCGGAACTGGCACCTTGTCTCTTTCCTCACCTTGAGCCTGCCAGTCAGGCCGAACGGCTTTCCGGTTTCATCGAAGGACTGGCATTGATCCCTGTGCGCCTGAACCTGCCCGTACGCCTGCGCGATGTCGGAATTCCCAAGGACGGGCTTTCTCTACTAGCGGAAAGTGCGATGGAACAGACCCGCTTGCTGGTCAACAATCCGCGCACGGTGTCGCTGTCGGATGCCGCCAGGATCTACGAAGTCGCTTGGTAAAAACGTGCCGGACGCCAGGGTCGCGCCATATGTGACAACGCCGACAGAATTACGGTCGCCTTGATACGATTCGAACCACTGCACCGCCGAACCTTTTTGCTAAGCCTCTGCTTGGCCTGCCTTTTTGCGCCGTAACCACATTTATGGAACTATGGCTGTAGATCAGAACCAACGCGAAATGGAGTCGCGTCAGCTTTCCGCAGGAATGCCCCCGGCCGCGATGATGGCCTCGGGCGTGTCGACGTCGATCTGCGCCGCGTCGCCAATCTCGACCTCAATCACCGGCAGCCCAGAGGTTTTGATCAGATAGCGGGCGCCGACATCGCCCTTCAGCCGCAGAACGGCATCGTTCAGCGACCGCGGCAGGATAACGGGATTTCCGCGCTTGCCCTGCGAGACGGCACGAACGATCGATGCACCCTTGCCATCTTGAAAGGCCGTAATCAACCGGTTGAGATCGCTGCTGGTCACACCCGGCATGTCCGCGAGCATGACGAGGACACCGTCGGCACCATTCGCCTCGGCAGAGGCAAAGCCTATCACCAGGGAGCTTGCCATCCCGGACGCGTAATCCCGATTTGCGACGATGTTCAATTGGAGATCGGAGAGTGCCTTGCGGATGTCGTCCTGGCGGTGGCCGACGACCACAGTGACGGATTCGGCATGACTATTGCTCGCAGTCACCGCCGAACGGCGGACGAGCGGGATCCCGTCAAACTCGGCCAGCAGCTTGTGGCCGCCGTTCGGGCCCAAGCGCGTCGCCATACCGGCAGCCAGAAGTACGATCGCCACTATTGGCTTCACCGCGACTTCTACTCCAAGGTCTGACATGGCATCGGCCGCGTCTGGATCTCCATCGGGCGCCCGCCACCCATTCGAATATATCATTTTCATCGGGACTCTCACCCGCCAGAATGCGCAGGCTCGTCGATCTTCGAGCGATGAACCGCTTGCGGAATGATTTTGAAGGTCGCGATCATCGTACCGATGCCAACCCCTGCGTGGTCGGCCAGGCAGGCGAAGGCAATCGCCGGCGCGATGGCATTGAGCCTGTCGACCGCTGCTTTGTCGATCGCGAATGTACCCTTGACGGTCGAGTGGACGTTGACCCGGCCCGTCGTCGCCTTGGACAACTTTATATCTTCAGTGGCGATTGATTGTCCCAGCATGTAGGCGGCCTGGTCTTCTCCCACATCATCCGTGTTCATGCGCGCATCCGTTACGTGGCGAAGCTCAGCCTGCTTCAGCCGCGCGAGGTCGCAGTCTTTCAGAACATGGCCTTTCGAAAAAGTGCCTTCGGGCAACCTCAGCGAATGAGCAACCACACGCCCGTTAGCGTCGTCGACGGATAACTGACCGAATTTCATGGTGCTCCATCCCCAGATAACGAAAGAGGGCGCGACCGCAGTGCTTGAATGACTTCGCCCAATATCGCCACGGCGATCTCGGCCGGATTGGAAGCCCCGATATCGAGCCCGATCGGAGCATGAATGGCTGAAAGCGCATCGGGGGTGAAACCTTTCAACGCAAGCCTGTCGGTCCTCGCAGCATGCGTCTTTCTGCTACCGAGCGCGCCGATGTAGAAGCAGCCCGTCCGCAACGCCTCCGCTAGCGGAAGATCATCGATCTTCGGATCATGGGTGAGTGCAACCAAGGCCGTGTAACGGTCGAGCGGGTCGAGCAGAAAAACATCGGCAGGCCAGTCGGTGAAGAGCGGCACACCAGGGAAGCGTTCGCTAGTCGCAAAGGCCGTGCGCGGATCGATGATGCGCACATCGAAACCGGCAAGCCCTGCTATCTGCGTCAGATACTGGCCAATGTGCACGGCGCCAATAATGGCGATACGCGGCGCAGGTAAATAGACGTTCAGGAACCCTCTGCCCTCGGTTGCATCGAACGCCATCGAGCGGCCGGAGCGAAAGGCATCTTCGATCAAATCTGCGATCGGCCCGTCAAGCGGATCACCCTCTAGAACGATGCGTTCGGTATGACTGTCAAGATCAGCCAGCAGAATCGCAGCGATCCGTTTGCGGCGCGCAGCGTTTAGGCGTTGCAGGCTGGCAAGCTGCATCAGTCGAGCCTTTCGACATAAACGCGGATACGCCCGCCACAGGACAGCCCAAGGCGCCAGGCGGTCTCGTCCGTGACGCCGAACTCTAGCATCTGCGCCGTGCCACCGGCAATCACATCGAGCGCGGCCGTGACGACCGCACCTTCGACACAGCCGCCGGAAACCGAGCCTTCGAAATTGCCATCTGCGTCGACGACCAGATGGCTGCCAACAGGACGTGGAGCCGAGCCCCAGGTTTCGATGACCGTTGCGATGGCAACGGCGCGACTTTCATCTATCCATGTCTCGGCCGTCAATAGCGGATCGTTTGGATGTGATACAGTTGTCATTCCAGCGAATCTTCCACGCAAGTGTCGTTCAAGCTCGCGAAGACCAGGGCGATATCCGCCTCCCTGACGCTATCGCCGACGTACCAGCTCAGGGTGTCATAAAAGCCGAGGAAAGAGCCCTTTGTCTTCGCGAGAAGCGCCCTGGCTTCCGCACTGGAGATCGAAAGCGTGGCGACAAAGAAGTCAACCAGAGCGGCCTCGGCCTTCGGATGGGCAAATATCAGCGCCGGTGGAGAGTTGGGCAAAAGCACGTGCAGTCCTGGACGTTCCGGCCGGCATGGTAGAATGGCCTCCAGAAGCATATCACGTGATGATGCACCCACTTCTATGACGAAAGCCTCCGCATCCAGCACCCATGCGGAGCGGACGGCGTCGAAGTACTGGAAGTCCCGCTCAACGAGGGTAAGGGGCACCGTCTTCGCCTCGCCGGGCTCCAGATACAGTTTGCAGAAGGCTTTGAGTTCACGGATCGGCCGTTTTAAGCCGGGTTTCACCGGGCGAACGTAGAGTTGAATGATCTCCTTGCCCGCGACAGATCCAGTGTTGCGGATAGTAACGCTCGCAGTACAGGCCACGCCCGGAGCGACTTCCTGTATGTCGATCCAGAGATTCTCATAGCTGAAGGTCGTGTAGCTGAGACCGTGCCCGAAGGGAAACGCCGGGGCGATTGCCTTGAGATCGTAGAAGCGATAGCCGACGAAAACACCCTCGCTATAGAGATGGCGCCCATGCTCACCAGGATAGGTGTGCCAGCCGGGAATGTCCCGCATCCGCACGGGCATGCTGGCAGAGAGTTTGCCGCAGGGGTTCTGCTCGCCAAACAGAACGCGGGCAATGGCTTCGCCGCCGCCCTGTCCGGCGTAGAACGCGGCGAGCACGGCATCGACATCCTCGAGCCACGGCATTTCGACGGCATCCGGCATCGAGAGCACCACGATTACCTTGCAACCGGATGCAGCCAGCGCATGAAGGAGGGCGTCGTGGGTGGCGGCCAGCTTCAGTGTGTCGCGGTCGTTGCCCTCGCCGTGCCGGCTCTTCTCGTTTTCCGCAAACACCACTGTGAAATCGGCAGAAGACGCCGCCACGACGGTCGCCTCGATCAACGCCTGCATATTGACCTCTGCGGCAGAGGGGAATGGCAGATGCTGCACCTCGAAGTCGGCGCCTGCCCGCGCGGCAATCTGAACGAAGGGGCTGTCGACGCGATAGGGATTGGTCGTGGCCGAACCGGAACCTTGGATCACGGGAATGGTAGCGCCGTCACCAACGACGAGGAGCCGGCCGGTGCTATTCGGATCAAGCGGCAATGTCCTGCCTTCGTTGCGCAGCAAGACGATCGATTCCGCTGCAATCTCCCGCGACAGAGCGTGGTGCCGGTCGAGATCGATGACCGTGTCGCGCCGCTCATGCATCTTGCATTTGCGCACGAACGCCAGAACCTTAGCGCAGGCGGCATCGACCACCTCGGGCGCCAGATCACCAGCCTCGATCGCCGCCCGCAGGCGGGCCTTGCGTGGCTGGCTTTCCGGCATGTCGAGATCAGTCCCGGCAGCGAGCGCCGCACCACGGTCCTTAATCGCGTGCCAATCGGAGACGACCAGCCCGTCATAGCCCCATTCCTCGCGCAACACAGTGCTGAGCAACCATTGATTTTCTGCTGCCTGGATGCCGTTCAACCGGTTGTAAGCGCTCATCACCGTCCAGGGCGCGCTCTTTCCGATCACTCGTTCGAAGCCCGCCAGATAGATTTCGCGAAGAGCCCGTTCATCGACATCGGAGCTGGTCGTTGTCCGGTCGATCTCGGAATTGTTGCAGGCAAAATGCTTCAACGAGGCGCCGACGCCATTGTCTTGCAGGCCCGAGATGACGGCTGCGGCAATGTTCCCGCTGATGAGGGGGTCCTCGGAGTAGTATTCATAGGCGCGGCCGGCAAGCGGCGTGCGGCGGATATTGATGCCGGGCCCAAGCAGGAGATGAACGCCAAATTCCTGGCATTCCGCCGCCAGCGCCTCCCCCATGCGGTAGGCCAGATCGACATCCCAGGAACAGCCAAGCAGATTGCCGTTTGGAAAGCAGGTTGCAGGACGTGTCGCGCCGAACATGCCGCCTGATGCATCGGCTTGTTGGCCGACAACCGCCAGAAACGCCCGTAGGCTGTCTTCGTCATTGTCGCCGGCGTCGATCTGGGTTGTGGAGTAGCGAACGCCATGGGCACCATCGGTCATGACAATCGATGGAATACCGAGCCGTGGGATCGATGCGGTTTTCCACAGCCCGCGTCCGCTCAGAAGATCAACCTTTTCGGCAACCGTCATCTGGCCGACAAGCGACTTGATTTCGTCTTCGCTGGGCTGAAACATGGTATTCTCTCGATTTGTAGAAACAGTCGTGGTCTCTTATCAACAGATCTTCTGCAGGAGCTCCATCAGCATCATCCGCTCAGCAAGCGTCAGCGTGCTCAGCGTTTCCTGCGAGATCTGCAGTGCGACCGACAGGTTGCGAGCCACTGTCGCCTCGCCTTCCGGCGTCAGCGTCAGCACCAGCCGGCGCGCGTCGGTGGCGTCGGGTGCGGTGTGCACCAGCCCACGTTTTACCAGACGGTCGACGACGCCCTTGATGGTCGCCATATCCATGGCGGTCTCGCGGCCGAGGTTGCCCTGCGAGCAGGGCTGCAGGTCCTGCAGCCTGACGAGCGCCGCCCACTGGGTGGTGGTCAGCCTTTCCGCCATCAGGCTCGCAAAGATCGCCACGTGCCGCTGGTTGGCCTGGCGTAGGTAGAAGCCGATCTGCTCGCCAAGCGTATACTGTACCTGCTGGCTCTGCGCCTCGGTCGCTGCGGTCTTTTGTCGGCCGCTTTTGTCTTTGAACGGAACGTCCATCGGATCTCTCAAATCTGCCTGTTCATCGTCGTGACCGGCAATGGCGCTGCCGAATTTACTCTCGCCATAATTTCAGAATGGCTTCTGTCGTTAGAATTTCAATCTGCTCCGAAAGCCTTGGCGCCAGGATCTCGATGACCATGGCGTGCGCCTTCAAGTCGCCGCTTGCCAGTGCGTCCTCGGCGAGGATGACCCGGTAGCCGGCGTCGACCGCATCAAGAACGCTCGCGTAGACGCAGACGTCGGTCTCGACCCCCGAGAAAATCAGCGTGTCCGTTGCCGATCCTTGCAGCCGCTCTAAAAAACCGGGCGAGCCAAAGACCGAGTAGGTCTCCTTGTCCACGATAGACCCTGGACCGGCGATCGCCGAAAGCGGCGCCACCAGATCCAGCATGGCGACATCGAGCTCATCCAGCGTCACGGATGACCAGCGACGATAGTAGGTCTTCCAGCGACCCGTGGCATTTTCGGCACTTTGGGGCACCATGAAGCGAGCAAAGACAGTCTCAGCGGGCTGCGCTTTGCTGAGCGCCACCACATTGGGAAGAATGCCGGCAATTGCCGGCGTATGCCACGCCGTTTGCTCAGCGAAGAGGCGTTGCATGTCGATGACGACACGCAACGCATTCCTGGAGAGTGGCGCGGGTGCCATCATCAGTCGGCCACCGGGACGGTGTGTTCCGCGGCCCAGGTCAGGGTGATGGTGTCGCCATCGCTCAGGACTTTGCCATCGCGGTTCTGTGCAAACAGCTTCAGCGGCACACCGTCTGCGGTTTCCAGCAGATAGGACAGCACGGGACCTGCGTAGATGACGGTGGTAATGCGTGCCGTCAGGCCGTTGCCATCCGTCGGACCGGATGCGATCGACATCTTCTCGGGGCGCACGGCGAGCGTGACGTTCGAACCGCTTGCGGGCAACGTGCCGGTAGTCTGAACTACCGTCCCATCGGCGAGACGCACGGCGCCGTTCTCCACGGTGCCGGTGAGGAAGTTGGAGTCGCCGAGGAATTCGGCGGCAAAGCGCGTCAGCGGTCGCTCATAGACGGTTTCCGGCTCGCCGATCTGGACGATGCGGCCCTTGTCGAGGATCGCTACCTTATCGGACAGCGTCAGCGCCTCTTCCTGGTCGTGGGTGACGAAGATCGTCGTCAGGCCGCTTTCGCGCTGGATGCGCAACAGTTCGACCTGCATTTCCTGGCGCAGGCGCCGATCGAGCGCCGACAGCGGCTCGTCGAGGAGCAGCACGCTCGGCTTGATGACCATGGCGCGGGCAAGCGCAACGCGCTGCTGCTGGCCCCCGGACAACTGCTTGGGCATGCGATCGGCAAAGCCAGGCAGATGCACCATTTCCAGCGCACGGTCGACTTCCTTACGGGCGGCGGCGCCCTTGATGCCCCGGCGTTCGAGACCGAAGGCGACGTTCTGGGCAATTGTCATATGCGGGAACAGCGCGTAGGACTGGAACATCATGCCGATGTTACGGCCCCAGACCGGAATGTCGGTGACATCATTGTTGCCGATCGTGACGACGCCCTGGTCGGGCTTGATAAAGCCCGCGATGATGCGCAGCAGTGTGGTCTTGCCGGAGCCGGATGGGCCGAGAAGGCTGGTGAAAGAGCCTTCAGGGAACTCGGTGGTGATATCGGACAGGACCGGTGTGGTGCCGTAGGTCTTGGCGACGGAATTGACTTTAACGTTTGTCACTTGTGTCTCCGGGCTTGGCGAAGCGCGCAAAAATCAGGATGATCGTCATCGAGCCGAGCAGAAGCACGGTGGAGATCGCGTTGATTTCAGGGGTGAAGCCCTTGCGGATCGAGGAGTAGATCTGCACCGGCAGGGTGGTGTATCCGGGCGTTGCGAGGAAGTAGGAAATCACGAACTGGTCGAGCGACACGGCGAAGGCGAAGAGCGCGGCGCCAAGGATGCTCGGATAAAGCAGCGGTAGCGTCACCGAGAAGAAGGCGTGAACCGGTGTCGAACCAAGGCTCATTGCGGCTTCTTCAAGGTCGGCGCGGATTGTCTTGAAGCCCGTGCCGACGACCAGAACAACGTAGGGGATGGCGAGTGCCACATGGCCGATCAACAGGGCATGCATGCCGCGCCCGATTCCGGTCCAATAAAAGAAGATCAGCATGGCCGTGCCGGTGATCAGCCAGGGAATGGCAATCGGCGGCAGCAGCATCAGTTGCAGGAGACTTCTGCCGCGAAAGGTCCGGCGCGACAGCGCAACGGACGCCATGGTACCCAAAGCCGTCGCCAGAACCGCGGTGATACTCGCGATCACCAGGCTGTTCAGACCCGCCGTCAGAAGGATGCTGTTGTCCCAGAGCGCGTCGTACCATTGCAGCGAGAAATGGAATGGCAGCTCGTAAAGTGGCGAAGCGTTGAACCCCATCGCCATCATCACGAGAATGGGCGTGTAGAGGAAGATGAGGATAGCGATGAGATAGATTGGACCGAGCGTTTTCATGATCCCTTCCTCAAGCGACCGTCCCGCGGCGCAGGACACCGGAGAAGGTTGCGAAAATTGCGAGCACGACAGCCAGCAGCGTAAAGGACAACGATGCGCCCAAAGGCCAGTTGAAGGCCTGGGTGAACTGATCCTCGATCACCGTTCCCATGGTCACGCCGACACGACCGCCCAGAATGCGCGGTTCCATGAATGAACCGATGACCGGAATGAAGATCAAAACGGCGCCGGAGAGCAGTCCGGGAGCCGCAAGCGGCATCAAAATCTTGAACAGGATGGTCCACCAGCGCGCACCGAGGCTTGAAGCAGCCTCAATGATCGCGTCGTCGATGGCCACCAGCGCTATGTAGCAGGTCAGGATCATGTACGGCAGGTAGCCGTGAACGAGACCAACCACCACGGCATAGCGCGTGTAGAGAAAGCCGATGGAACCCGCGTCCGGAGCAATCATATGCAGCAGACTGTCGAGAAAGCCGTTTTCGCGCAGCACCATGGTCCACGAAAAGACGCGCACAAGACCGTTGGTCCAGAATGGCAGGAGAATGAGGATCAATAACATCTCGCGCGTCTTGCCGAAGGTCGAGCGGACCAGCGCCACGGCCGCCAGGAAACCAAGCACGGCGCAGAACAGCGTCGTCCAGAAGCCGATCAGCAGGGACGTGATGCCGATCCCGACCAGATAGGGTTGATCGATGAACGCGCGGTACTGCTTCAGCGTAAAGACGATCGGGGCCTTGCCCATCGGTGTCGCCGACATGAAGCTGAACACGAACATGGTCAGCAGCGGCAGAAAGACGGCAAGTGTCAGCCATCCATAGGTCGGCAGCAGCAGCGCCGTCGTCGAAACCCATGGCGGGAGCGGGCGCCGGCTGCGCGGACCCGAAGGTCCGCGCTCTGACGCTGATATCAGACGATCATTCTGCATAGAAGGCTTTCACTTCCTGCCAGACATTGTTGAAGGCTTCGCGCCGGTCGTCGGGAATGCCCGAGACAAAGGACGTCGTCTTCAAATATTCGGTCTTGTGTACCAGGCGGGTGAGATCGTCAGCAGGAAGTGCTGAAAGGGCTGCCGAATTCGACGAGGCGGGCGCCCCGATCTTGGTTGCCCATTCGACATAGAATGTCGGATCGATCATCCAGTTGACGAAGGCAAGAGCACCTTCTGGATTCGGAGCCGATGCCGGAACACCGAGACCATCGACCCAACCGACGCCGCCTTCCTTAGGCACTACGAACTGAACCGGAAGTTTGGAAACGCGCTTGGATCGCACCGAGCCGCCCGACCAGAACAGCGACAGGTCGAATTCCTTGGCGGCGAATGACTTGTTCCACTGATCTTCCGTCGACCACAGCAACTTGACGTTCGGCTTGATCGATTTCAGCGCGGCGGTAACAGCAGCCAGATCCTTGGGATCGTTGATGTCCTGCCCGCTCATCAGCGCGCCAACGCCGACATTGATGATGGCGTCGTCGTCCATGGCAACACGGCCCTTATAGGCCGGGTCGGCGAGCACCGCGTAACTGT belongs to Rhizobium indicum and includes:
- the urtE gene encoding urea ABC transporter ATP-binding subunit UrtE, whose translation is MLSLKDVHSFYGRSHILHGITLDVPAGKVTSILGRNGTGKTTLLKTLMALTDRMTGEMRLQGKDMAASPTHERARAGIAYVPQGREIIPDFTIRENILMGAFARTDGKREIPALVPELFPYLMANLDRPGGVLSGGQQQQLAIARALAADPKVLLLDEPNEGIQPSIVEEIEKIIIRLNREIGMTIILVEQNVAFARHASHQFAMLEKGGVVAAGAIDRLSDALVHRHMAV
- a CDS encoding nitrilase-related carbon-nitrogen hydrolase, producing MGTTMTSTQSYTAATIQFEPTMFEKARNISRLATLCEEAAEAGARLIVTPEMGTTGYCWFDRAEVKPFVETIPGATTDVFQAIASKHRCYIVVGMPEVDPASDLYYNTAVLIGPDGVVGRHRKSHPYIAEPKWAANGDIVHEVFETEIGRISMLVCMDLHFFETARLEALAGADIICHISNWLQERTPAPYWINRAFENACYVIESNRWGLERTVQFSGGSCVIDPDGTVAASIDTGDGIAYGTIDLALARRREVLCEPVFESRRPELYMNMMTNSFTWNPGDYFRLYGYQPIPRGRTSRAAVAQFAPSSVIADNIARITQLAAEAKATTAPDILVFPELSLTGLGAPETRAEPLSGPTVSAFVRLAMKLGFYLVAGFAEADGDKVYNSAVLAGPEGLVGSYRKTHLGIADSWATAGDEWKVYDLAIGRVGLAVGHDALYPEAIRSLALMGCDVVACPSAIAGTFTGSHNGTKIPHNYPIPKGADPYHWHALRVRGGENNVYFAFANVLDAARGYLGKSAVFGPDSFAFPRQESAILDEDGIAAAAVDTTNLDTPYPTNIVRRKDLVVMRQPHHYQPLVKWHQ
- a CDS encoding iron-containing alcohol dehydrogenase produces the protein MSTFTFATVPQIIAGPGCIARLSELTKTRLGPRVLVISDDGVVKAGLVQPALASLSAGGAETSIFTGVVADPPEAIIHAAVARAIEFGATGVLGIGGGSSLDVAKLVALLAKSGEALGNIYGVGNVTGQRLPLVLVPTTAGTGSEVTPISIVTTGAYQKKGVVSQVLLPDTAFLDAELTIGLPPAVTAATGIDAMVHAIEAFTSASANNNPVSRALAKEALRLLGANIEIAVMNGSDLAARQAMLLGAMLAGQAFANSPVAAVHALAYPIGGRYHVPHGLSNSLVLPHVLRFNAIACGDAYAELAPCLFPHLEPASQAERLSGFIEGLALIPVRLNLPVRLRDVGIPKDGLSLLAESAMEQTRLLVNNPRTVSLSDAARIYEVAW
- a CDS encoding nucleotidyltransferase family protein; its protein translation is MGPNGGHKLLAEFDGIPLVRRSAVTASNSHAESVTVVVGHRQDDIRKALSDLQLNIVANRDYASGMASSLVIGFASAEANGADGVLVMLADMPGVTSSDLNRLITAFQDGKGASIVRAVSQGKRGNPVILPRSLNDAVLRLKGDVGARYLIKTSGLPVIEVEIGDAAQIDVDTPEAIIAAGGIPAES
- a CDS encoding XdhC family protein, with product MQLASLQRLNAARRKRIAAILLADLDSHTERIVLEGDPLDGPIADLIEDAFRSGRSMAFDATEGRGFLNVYLPAPRIAIIGAVHIGQYLTQIAGLAGFDVRIIDPRTAFATSERFPGVPLFTDWPADVFLLDPLDRYTALVALTHDPKIDDLPLAEALRTGCFYIGALGSRKTHAARTDRLALKGFTPDALSAIHAPIGLDIGASNPAEIAVAILGEVIQALRSRPLSLSGDGAP
- a CDS encoding XdhC family protein gives rise to the protein MTTVSHPNDPLLTAETWIDESRAVAIATVIETWGSAPRPVGSHLVVDADGNFEGSVSGGCVEGAVVTAALDVIAGGTAQMLEFGVTDETAWRLGLSCGGRIRVYVERLD
- a CDS encoding beta-glucosidase family protein → MFQPSEDEIKSLVGQMTVAEKVDLLSGRGLWKTASIPRLGIPSIVMTDGAHGVRYSTTQIDAGDNDEDSLRAFLAVVGQQADASGGMFGATRPATCFPNGNLLGCSWDVDLAYRMGEALAAECQEFGVHLLLGPGINIRRTPLAGRAYEYYSEDPLISGNIAAAVISGLQDNGVGASLKHFACNNSEIDRTTTSSDVDERALREIYLAGFERVIGKSAPWTVMSAYNRLNGIQAAENQWLLSTVLREEWGYDGLVVSDWHAIKDRGAALAAGTDLDMPESQPRKARLRAAIEAGDLAPEVVDAACAKVLAFVRKCKMHERRDTVIDLDRHHALSREIAAESIVLLRNEGRTLPLDPNSTGRLLVVGDGATIPVIQGSGSATTNPYRVDSPFVQIAARAGADFEVQHLPFPSAAEVNMQALIEATVVAASSADFTVVFAENEKSRHGEGNDRDTLKLAATHDALLHALAASGCKVIVVLSMPDAVEMPWLEDVDAVLAAFYAGQGGGEAIARVLFGEQNPCGKLSASMPVRMRDIPGWHTYPGEHGRHLYSEGVFVGYRFYDLKAIAPAFPFGHGLSYTTFSYENLWIDIQEVAPGVACTASVTIRNTGSVAGKEIIQLYVRPVKPGLKRPIRELKAFCKLYLEPGEAKTVPLTLVERDFQYFDAVRSAWVLDAEAFVIEVGASSRDMLLEAILPCRPERPGLHVLLPNSPPALIFAHPKAEAALVDFFVATLSISSAEARALLAKTKGSFLGFYDTLSWYVGDSVREADIALVFASLNDTCVEDSLE